One window of the Cryptomeria japonica chromosome 7, Sugi_1.0, whole genome shotgun sequence genome contains the following:
- the LOC131856283 gene encoding acyltransferase GLAUCE-like: MAPSTVSSVSDLRVERKSFKVVYPEKIKERRALFLSNMDQQVVHYVQKYVHFFSAPPLIPFDIIIGVHAEALSKTMVAYDFMCGRLMFNSEQGRFEIDCNAAGVPLAICVSELSLQELGNLAIPNPAFSQLCLPSDSSNPTLGDGPLISFQVTRFKCGAFALGSSVNHCLMDGFSIQEFARNFTHMAIKGEPAFIPITDRTCLKARTPLQIKYEHEEYVKPSETTPDKIISSLLMRRNKELWYTKVAANKASEKHIYKLFSLSGKMINALKMKAADGMVKHCTSFVAALAHVWRARAAAMGNLKPNDVSTVHYVADIRSRLVPPLPREYVGNAMAPAYAKATFRQLEEEPFGETVKKLQEGVDRLIDEYLRSSIDWLELYDGVPVLENGFHVTNWKNLGFADMELRGGIKSLHSGPVLSGGAKVVRFLGHPEDNQGMQLYIGLEASHMNKFEKLIETI, from the exons ATGGCACCATCTACTGTCTCTTCAGTATCTGATCTTCGAGTTGAAAGGAAGAGTTTTAAAGTTGTATATCCAGAGAAGATCAAAGAGAGAAGGGCATTGTTTTTGAGTAACATGGATCAACAAGTTGTGCATTATGTTCAGAAATATGTGCACTTTTTCTCTGCTCCACCACTAATTCCATTTGACATAATAATTGGTGTACACGCAGAAGCTCTCAGTAAAACTATGGTTGCTTATGATTTCATGTGTGGGAGACTCATGTTTAATTCAGAGCAAGGGAGGTTTGAGATCGACTGTAATGCTGCAGGAGTTCCTCTTGCCATCTGTGTAAGTGAGCTCAGTTTACAAGAGTTGGGGAATCTCGCCATACCAAATCCTGCCTTTTCACAACTTTGCCTACCCTCAGATTCTTCAAACCCAACACTAGGAGATGGGCCTCTCATATCTTTTCAG GTCACTCGATTCAAATGTGGCGCGTTTGCTCTTGGAAGCTCAGTAAATCATTGTCTCATGGATGGGTTTTCCATACAAGAGTTTGCAAGAAATTTCACACATATGGCTATAAAAGGAGAACCAGCATTTATCCCAATCACTGATCGAACTTGTTTGAAGGCTCGAACTCCTCTCCAAATAAAGTACGAGCATGAAGAGTACGTAAAGCCTTCTGAAACTACCCCAGATAAGATTATTTCTTCATTACTGATGCGAAGAAACAAGGAGCTGTGGTACACTAAAGTGGCAGCCAACAAAGCCTCGGAAAAGCATATCTATAAGCTGTTCTCATTATCAGGGAAAATGATTAATGCCTTGAAAATGAAAGCGGCAGATGGCATGGTGAAGCACTGCACAAGTTTTGTTGCAGCACTGGCACACGTGTGGAGGGCAAGGGCTGCTGCAATGGGAAACTTGAAACCAAATGATGTTTCCACCGTTCACTATGTGGCAGATATAAG GTCAAGGCTCGTTCCCCCTCTCCCAAGAGAATATGTGGGGAATGCAATGGCTCCAGCCTATGCTAAGGCCACTTTTAGACAATTAGAAGAAGAGCCATTTGGGGAGACTGTGAAGAAGTTGCAAGAAGGtgttgatagattgatagatgagTACTTGAGGTCGTCAATAGATTGGCTGGAATTATATGATGGAGTGCCAGTTCTGGAAAATGGGTTTCATGTAACAAATTGGAAGAATTTGGGATTTGCAGACATGGAATTGAGAGGAGGTATTAAGTCCTTGCATTCTGGGCCTGTGCTCTCAGGAGGGGCCAAGGTTGTACGATTCCTAGGACACCCTGAGGATAACCAAGGGATGCAGCTGTATATTGGTCTGGAGGCCTCTCACATGAACAAATTTGAGAAACTCATTGAAACTATTTGA